A single window of Actinomycetota bacterium DNA harbors:
- the guaA gene encoding glutamine-hydrolyzing GMP synthase → MESHELQKVLVVDFGGQYSRLIARRVRECKVYSEIIPFNTSASEIAKLAPSALILSGGPASVHIDGAPKCDPKIFQLGLPILGICYGMQLMADILGGEVAETKKSEYGKTKLKAKRESLLFKDLAAKQDVWMSHRDSVKVMPAGFTATASTESTEISAMENAERGLYGVQFHPEVNHTAYGIEMLKNFLFNAAPCTPSWTRVSIIERSIAEIKERVGGAKIICGLSGGVDSAVAAVLVHKAAPDQLTCVFVDHGLLRSGEADQVEEVFKKNFKIDLVKIDASERFLAKLKGVVDPEKKRVTIGEEFIRVFEEFARTKTEVDFLVQGTLYPDVIESGTKDAAKIKTHHNVGGLPLDMEFKLVEPLRLLFKDEVRAIGEELGLSEEIVWRQPFPGPGLAIRIIGEVTAERLELLRQADVIVIEEIKRAGLYRSIWQSFAVLPCIKSVGVMGDERTYSDAIAIRAVQSDDAMTADWVRLPYEVLERLSSRIINEVAGVNRVVYDISSKPPSTIEWE, encoded by the coding sequence ATGGAATCACACGAACTTCAAAAGGTATTAGTCGTAGATTTCGGCGGCCAGTACAGCCGCCTTATCGCTCGGCGCGTCCGAGAATGCAAGGTCTATTCGGAGATAATCCCCTTCAATACAAGCGCGAGCGAGATAGCAAAGCTTGCTCCAAGCGCCCTCATCCTTTCGGGCGGCCCGGCCAGCGTCCATATCGATGGGGCTCCCAAATGCGATCCCAAGATATTTCAGCTCGGCCTGCCGATTCTTGGCATCTGCTATGGGATGCAACTCATGGCCGACATACTCGGCGGAGAGGTGGCCGAGACAAAAAAGAGCGAGTACGGCAAGACCAAGCTTAAAGCTAAAAGAGAGAGTCTTCTCTTCAAAGATCTCGCCGCAAAACAAGACGTCTGGATGAGTCATCGAGATTCGGTCAAGGTTATGCCAGCCGGCTTTACAGCCACTGCCTCTACCGAATCAACCGAGATTTCCGCCATGGAGAATGCCGAAAGAGGGCTCTACGGCGTCCAATTCCACCCCGAGGTCAACCATACTGCTTACGGAATAGAGATGCTCAAGAACTTTCTCTTTAATGCCGCCCCTTGCACTCCGTCTTGGACTCGCGTCTCGATAATCGAGCGCTCCATCGCCGAAATCAAAGAGAGGGTGGGTGGCGCCAAAATAATATGCGGCCTCTCTGGTGGGGTCGATAGCGCGGTTGCCGCCGTCTTGGTTCATAAGGCGGCCCCCGACCAGCTCACCTGCGTCTTTGTCGATCACGGTCTCCTTAGAAGCGGTGAAGCGGATCAGGTTGAAGAGGTTTTTAAAAAGAATTTCAAGATAGATCTGGTCAAGATAGATGCGAGCGAGCGCTTTCTTGCCAAACTGAAAGGGGTGGTCGATCCGGAAAAGAAACGGGTCACCATTGGCGAGGAGTTCATCCGCGTCTTTGAGGAGTTTGCAAGGACCAAAACTGAAGTCGATTTTCTGGTTCAGGGCACCCTCTATCCTGATGTCATAGAGAGCGGAACTAAAGACGCGGCCAAGATAAAGACCCACCATAACGTGGGCGGCTTGCCCCTCGATATGGAGTTCAAACTGGTGGAACCGCTTCGCCTCCTCTTCAAGGATGAGGTGAGAGCGATCGGCGAGGAGCTGGGCCTTTCCGAAGAGATAGTCTGGCGTCAGCCCTTCCCGGGGCCCGGTCTTGCCATCAGGATAATCGGCGAGGTTACGGCCGAGAGACTCGAACTCTTGAGGCAGGCCGATGTTATAGTCATCGAAGAGATAAAACGGGCCGGCCTCTACCGGAGCATCTGGCAGTCCTTTGCCGTTCTGCCCTGTATAAAGAGCGTCGGAGTGATGGGCGACGAGAGGACCTATTCCGATGCCATAGCCATTAGGGCCGTTCAGTCCGATGATGCCATGACGGCCGATTGGGTGAGGCTCCCCTATGAAGTCTTAGAGAGGCTGAGTAGCCGGATAATCAACGAGGTAGCCGGGGTCAATCGGGTAGTATATGATATAAGCTCCAAACCGCCAAGCACGATCGAGTGGGAGTAG
- the groL gene encoding chaperonin GroEL (60 kDa chaperone family; promotes refolding of misfolded polypeptides especially under stressful conditions; forms two stacked rings of heptamers to form a barrel-shaped 14mer; ends can be capped by GroES; misfolded proteins enter the barrel where they are refolded when GroES binds): MPKLIEFDEDARRKMQDGADALANAVKVTLGPRGRNVVLEKKFGAPTITNDGVTIAKEIELEDPFENMGAQLVKEVATKTNDVAGDGTTTATLLAQQMITQGLKNVTAGANPMFIKKGIEKAVSMAVEEIQKMSKPIADDTKKIAEVAAISAADEEIGSKIAEAMGKVGKDGVITVEESQTFGIDIEVVEGMQFDKGYLSPYMVTDAERMEAVLDDPFILIANQKISAVHDLLPILEKIMQTGKALLIIAEDIEGEALATLVVNKIRGTFTCVATKAPGFGDRRKAMLADIAIVTGGQVVTEELGMKLENVTLDMLGRAHRVQVTKENTTLIGGQGEMEAIKGRINQIKAEIEQSDSEFDKEKLQERLAKLSGGVAVIKVGAATEVELKEKKHRIEDALSATRAAIEEGIVPGGGVVLVNCIEAIDKAKATGDERTGIEIVERALEEPLRQIANNAGLEGSVVVEKVKTLKKGQGLNAATFEYIDMVEAGIIDPAKVTRSALQNAASVAAMFLTTEVAIADKPEENKIPMGGGMGGMM; this comes from the coding sequence ATGCCAAAACTCATAGAGTTTGATGAGGATGCAAGACGAAAGATGCAAGACGGCGCCGACGCCTTAGCCAACGCGGTCAAGGTTACTTTGGGGCCGAGGGGGCGAAACGTAGTTTTAGAGAAGAAATTTGGCGCTCCGACCATAACCAATGACGGCGTAACCATCGCCAAAGAGATTGAGCTCGAAGATCCGTTTGAGAATATGGGAGCCCAGCTCGTCAAAGAGGTGGCCACCAAGACCAATGATGTGGCCGGAGATGGCACCACCACTGCCACCCTCTTGGCCCAGCAGATGATCACACAGGGTCTCAAGAACGTAACGGCCGGCGCCAATCCGATGTTCATCAAGAAGGGCATCGAGAAGGCCGTTTCGATGGCCGTCGAGGAGATCCAGAAGATGAGCAAACCCATTGCCGACGATACCAAGAAGATTGCAGAAGTCGCCGCCATTTCGGCGGCCGATGAGGAGATCGGCTCCAAAATAGCTGAGGCCATGGGCAAGGTCGGGAAAGACGGCGTCATCACCGTTGAGGAGTCCCAGACCTTCGGTATCGATATCGAGGTAGTCGAGGGTATGCAGTTCGATAAGGGTTACCTCTCGCCCTACATGGTGACCGATGCCGAGAGGATGGAGGCCGTCTTGGACGATCCCTTCATATTGATCGCAAACCAGAAGATCTCCGCCGTTCATGATCTGCTTCCCATTTTGGAAAAGATCATGCAGACTGGAAAGGCTCTGCTGATTATCGCCGAGGACATCGAGGGCGAGGCTCTGGCCACTCTGGTCGTCAACAAGATTCGCGGAACCTTCACCTGCGTTGCTACCAAGGCTCCCGGCTTTGGAGATAGGCGCAAGGCGATGCTTGCCGATATCGCCATCGTTACCGGCGGTCAAGTCGTTACCGAAGAGCTCGGCATGAAGCTTGAGAATGTCACTTTGGATATGCTGGGCCGAGCTCACAGGGTTCAGGTAACCAAGGAGAATACCACGCTCATCGGCGGTCAAGGCGAGATGGAGGCCATCAAGGGTCGCATCAACCAGATCAAGGCCGAGATCGAGCAGAGTGATTCCGAGTTCGATAAAGAGAAGCTGCAAGAAAGACTCGCCAAACTCTCGGGCGGAGTCGCTGTCATCAAGGTGGGCGCCGCAACCGAGGTTGAGCTGAAGGAGAAGAAGCACCGCATCGAGGACGCTCTCTCGGCGACTCGGGCGGCTATCGAAGAGGGGATAGTTCCTGGCGGCGGCGTGGTCTTGGTCAATTGTATCGAGGCCATCGATAAAGCCAAGGCGACCGGAGACGAAAGGACGGGCATCGAAATAGTGGAGAGGGCCCTGGAAGAGCCGCTTCGCCAGATTGCCAACAATGCCGGTTTGGAAGGCTCGGTCGTCGTCGAGAAGGTCAAGACCTTGAAGAAGGGTCAGGGGCTCAATGCCGCTACCTTCGAATATATCGATATGGTTGAGGCCGGGATCATCGATCCGGCCAAAGTGACCAGGTCTGCTCTGCAAAATGCAGCCAGCGTGGCCGCCATGTTCTTGACCACCGAAGTTGCCATAGCCGACAAACCCGAGGAGAACAAGATACCGATGGGCGGCGGCATGGGCGGAATGATGTAA
- the aroF gene encoding 3-deoxy-7-phosphoheptulonate synthase: METFSKDKVVIIAGPCAIESRKQLLEVAESVQKAGVKFLRGGAYKPRTSPYSFQGLEEEGLKYIAEAGVKFGLKTVTEVVDPELATLVADHVDVLQVGARNMDNYALLKKIGKVTAENHKMVLLKRGFASTIEEWLLASEYITSAGNPNVILCERGIRTFETATRFTLDLNAVPLIKKLSSHPIIVDTCHSTGHADMVIPMSRAAIAAGADGIMVEVHPNPKKALCDGAQSLTSSELLDLIEELKPIAAALGKEVS, encoded by the coding sequence ATGGAGACCTTCTCAAAAGATAAGGTTGTTATAATCGCGGGCCCCTGCGCTATCGAGAGCCGTAAGCAGCTTTTAGAGGTGGCAGAGTCTGTCCAAAAGGCGGGCGTCAAATTCTTGCGTGGCGGAGCCTACAAGCCGAGAACATCCCCTTATAGCTTCCAAGGCTTGGAGGAGGAGGGCCTAAAGTATATCGCCGAAGCGGGCGTCAAGTTTGGTCTTAAGACAGTGACCGAGGTCGTCGATCCCGAGCTGGCCACCCTCGTGGCCGATCACGTCGATGTCCTTCAGGTTGGGGCGAGAAACATGGATAACTACGCCCTCTTAAAGAAGATAGGCAAGGTGACGGCCGAAAATCATAAGATGGTCCTACTCAAGAGGGGGTTCGCTTCCACCATCGAGGAGTGGCTTTTAGCTTCAGAGTACATCACCTCGGCCGGTAATCCCAACGTGATACTCTGCGAGCGGGGGATAAGGACATTTGAGACGGCAACCCGTTTTACCCTCGACTTAAATGCGGTTCCTTTGATAAAGAAGCTGAGCAGCCATCCGATAATTGTCGATACCTGTCATTCTACCGGTCACGCCGATATGGTCATTCCAATGAGCCGAGCGGCCATTGCGGCTGGGGCTGATGGGATAATGGTTGAGGTTCATCCCAATCCCAAAAAGGCCCTCTGTGATGGAGCCCAATCGCTCACTTCGTCCGAACTTCTAGATCTGATTGAAGAGCTGAAACCGATAGCTGCAGCCCTCGGTAAAGAGGTCTCATAA
- a CDS encoding chorismate mutase, whose product MTDVQKEIEHLREIIDRIDEKLIEGLNDRAKIVLEIRDLKAKGGLPIYDPRREEEIFEKISAKNKGPLYDDALKGVYEAILHCMKDLES is encoded by the coding sequence ATGACAGATGTCCAGAAAGAGATAGAACATTTAAGGGAGATAATCGACCGCATCGATGAAAAGTTGATAGAGGGTCTAAACGACCGGGCAAAGATCGTATTGGAGATCAGAGACCTCAAGGCAAAAGGGGGTCTGCCCATCTACGATCCACGCAGGGAAGAGGAGATCTTCGAAAAGATCTCAGCTAAAAACAAAGGGCCTCTCTACGACGATGCTCTAAAGGGTGTCTATGAAGCCATCCTTCATTGCATGAAGGATTTGGAGAGTTAA
- a CDS encoding GuaB3 family IMP dehydrogenase-related protein, translated as MEVEIGKGKSGRRAYGFDDIAIVPSRRTRDPQDVDISGKLGGFDLKLPVLASAMDGVVDPKFAIEMGRLGGLAVLNLEGLQTKFEDPTKVLDDIASFEKSEATAKMQEIYKEPVKPELITQRIKEIKAGGALAAASLTPQRVMDYYQAALDGGLDLLVIQGTVISADHVSSKAEPLDLGAFIKSLPIPVAVGGCCSYASALHLMRTGAVGVLVGVGPGAACTTRQVLGLGVPQATAIADSIAARMKHLDETGEYVAVIADGGMRTGGDIAKAIACGADLVMIGSPLARAKEAPGRGYHWGMATFHPELPRGARVKTEIAGSLKEILLGPAHENDGTLNLFGALKTSMATCGYENIKAFQKAEIMVAPALKTEGKVLQKSQDVGMC; from the coding sequence ATGGAAGTTGAGATCGGAAAGGGCAAATCGGGGCGCAGGGCGTATGGTTTCGATGATATCGCTATAGTTCCAAGCAGGAGGACCAGAGATCCTCAGGATGTCGATATTAGCGGAAAGCTCGGCGGCTTTGATCTGAAGCTTCCGGTCCTTGCCTCGGCTATGGACGGGGTGGTCGATCCCAAATTCGCCATCGAGATGGGTAGGCTCGGTGGCCTTGCCGTCTTGAACCTGGAAGGGCTCCAGACCAAGTTTGAGGATCCAACCAAGGTCTTGGATGATATCGCCTCATTCGAAAAGAGCGAGGCGACCGCTAAGATGCAAGAGATCTACAAGGAGCCGGTAAAACCCGAATTAATTACCCAAAGGATAAAAGAGATAAAAGCAGGCGGCGCCCTTGCTGCGGCCTCGCTCACCCCTCAAAGGGTTATGGACTACTATCAGGCGGCTTTGGATGGCGGACTCGATCTTCTGGTCATCCAGGGCACGGTCATCAGCGCCGATCACGTCAGCAGCAAGGCCGAGCCGCTCGATCTTGGCGCCTTCATCAAATCGCTTCCCATCCCGGTAGCTGTGGGCGGCTGCTGCTCGTATGCTTCGGCCCTCCATTTGATGAGGACCGGGGCGGTCGGAGTCTTGGTTGGAGTCGGGCCTGGCGCGGCCTGCACCACAAGGCAGGTTCTGGGCCTGGGCGTTCCACAGGCTACTGCCATCGCCGACTCCATAGCGGCCAGGATGAAACATCTTGACGAGACGGGCGAATATGTGGCCGTCATCGCCGACGGCGGCATGAGGACCGGCGGAGATATTGCAAAAGCCATCGCTTGCGGGGCGGATCTGGTTATGATCGGCTCGCCGCTTGCCAGAGCCAAAGAGGCTCCGGGGCGGGGCTATCACTGGGGTATGGCGACCTTCCACCCCGAGCTTCCCAGGGGAGCCCGCGTCAAGACCGAGATCGCCGGAAGTCTAAAAGAGATACTGCTTGGACCGGCCCACGAGAACGACGGCACTTTAAACCTCTTTGGAGCCCTCAAGACATCCATGGCTACCTGCGGCTACGAGAATATTAAGGCCTTTCAGAAGGCTGAGATAATGGTCGCCCCGGCACTTAAGACCGAGGGCAAGGTGCTGCAAAAATCTCAGGACGTCGGCATGTGCTAG
- the groES gene encoding co-chaperone GroES: MNLKPLGDRVVVKPGKSEEMTKSGIVIPDTAKEKPHEGEIVAVGSGKMEDGKLTPLEVKVGDKVLYSKYGGTEVKLDGEDYLIMRESDILAIVK; this comes from the coding sequence ATGAACTTAAAGCCTTTGGGCGACCGGGTAGTGGTCAAACCCGGCAAGAGCGAAGAGATGACCAAGAGCGGGATAGTCATTCCCGACACCGCAAAAGAGAAGCCACATGAGGGCGAGATAGTGGCCGTCGGTAGCGGCAAGATGGAGGATGGCAAGCTGACCCCCTTGGAGGTCAAGGTGGGCGACAAGGTCCTCTACTCCAAATACGGAGGGACCGAAGTCAAGCTGGACGGCGAAGATTATCTCATCATGCGTGAGAGCGACATCTTAGCCATCGTCAAATAG
- the lnt gene encoding apolipoprotein N-acyltransferase has product MKRRFKKISLTRLIFSVLSGLILALAFPHFNLGVFAYIALVPLFFILLLSDPFEGFVYGFVGGLAFFVTTAYWMFLFGRLAGYAFVIFQSLFFAAFGAGVAIIHRFYGRGARLILIPALWVSVELIRSIGPFGLSFGALGYSQHDLGPALAASSVIGLYGLSFLISLANQVAAEIILFFKERSIMAEGTKVFKPDLIKMGATLLLLPLVLTVAVILQLSGRPLVGRRIEVAVLQPNIPQEVKWQPLSEKVIFDIHIKLAKEAAARRPDIIIWPETAVPAYLLDEEEYLGQIRSLAKESGAHMLVGGLSERTDVAKHDKEAASNSAFLFGSNGELLGRYDKLRIVPFGEYIPLRPIFSWIKALETIAYDAHPGNEMTVFDTGLGRFSAVICFESTDTFLVRGFAGKGAQALIVMTNDGWFKETAAAEQHLTMAKLRAAENGFYVVQAANTGISAIIDRDGRIIEETSLGVETILTGRIELGRNETYYNRYGHILPWALLALSATSLILILRKKPHF; this is encoded by the coding sequence TTGAAAAGGCGCTTCAAAAAAATATCTCTTACTCGGCTCATTTTTTCTGTCCTATCCGGTCTTATACTTGCATTGGCCTTTCCCCACTTTAACCTCGGAGTTTTCGCCTATATTGCTCTTGTTCCGCTCTTTTTTATCCTTCTTTTATCGGACCCTTTCGAAGGCTTCGTTTATGGCTTTGTGGGCGGGCTTGCCTTCTTTGTGACCACCGCTTATTGGATGTTCTTATTCGGCAGATTGGCCGGATATGCCTTCGTCATCTTCCAGTCTCTCTTCTTTGCGGCCTTCGGAGCGGGGGTTGCTATTATCCACAGGTTTTATGGGCGGGGCGCAAGGCTCATCCTTATCCCAGCTCTCTGGGTCTCGGTTGAGCTCATCCGTTCAATCGGACCGTTCGGCCTCTCCTTTGGAGCGCTAGGATACAGTCAGCATGATCTTGGTCCGGCCTTGGCCGCATCTTCGGTTATCGGTCTTTACGGTCTCTCTTTTCTCATATCTCTCGCCAATCAGGTGGCCGCCGAAATCATCCTCTTCTTTAAAGAGCGATCGATCATGGCAGAGGGGACAAAAGTCTTCAAACCAGACCTCATCAAGATGGGTGCCACGCTTCTTCTGCTCCCACTGGTCTTAACGGTCGCAGTTATTCTTCAACTCAGTGGCCGCCCTTTGGTTGGGCGGCGCATCGAGGTTGCCGTGCTGCAACCAAATATCCCCCAAGAGGTGAAATGGCAGCCCTTAAGTGAGAAGGTTATATTCGATATACATATAAAGCTGGCCAAGGAAGCGGCCGCCAGGCGGCCGGATATTATCATCTGGCCCGAGACGGCCGTTCCCGCATACCTCTTGGATGAGGAGGAATATTTGGGTCAAATACGGAGTCTGGCCAAGGAGTCGGGCGCCCATATGCTGGTCGGAGGTCTATCTGAGCGCACGGATGTGGCAAAGCATGACAAGGAGGCCGCCTCCAATTCGGCCTTCCTCTTTGGATCGAACGGTGAGCTTCTGGGTCGCTACGACAAGCTTAGAATAGTCCCCTTCGGTGAGTACATTCCGCTTAGACCGATTTTTTCTTGGATAAAGGCGCTTGAGACCATCGCCTATGACGCCCACCCCGGAAACGAAATGACCGTCTTCGATACCGGTCTTGGCAGGTTTTCGGCCGTCATCTGTTTCGAATCGACCGACACTTTTCTGGTGAGGGGCTTTGCAGGCAAGGGGGCCCAAGCCCTCATCGTTATGACTAACGATGGTTGGTTCAAGGAGACGGCCGCCGCCGAGCAGCATCTCACCATGGCCAAGTTGAGGGCGGCTGAAAACGGGTTCTACGTCGTCCAGGCGGCAAACACCGGGATCTCGGCGATAATAGATAGAGATGGCCGGATAATCGAAGAGACGTCTCTAGGCGTTGAGACCATCCTGACCGGCCGGATAGAACTTGGCAGAAACGAGACGTATTACAATCGCTATGGCCACATCTTGCCCTGGGCGCTCCTTGCACTCTCAGCAACATCGCTTATTCTGATTTTAAGAAAAAAGCCGCATTTTTAA
- the tsaD gene encoding tRNA (adenosine(37)-N6)-threonylcarbamoyltransferase complex transferase subunit TsaD has protein sequence MSQKPLIILAIETSCDETAAAVLKGGTEILSNVISSQVEWHAKFSGVVPEIASRKHVELIGPVIEEALLKADIKLQDVDAIAVTHGPGLVGALLVGLGVAKGLAYGAKKPLICVNHIEAHILANFLENPDLQPPLVALVVSGGHTALIYMEDFGKYEIMGETLDDAAGEAFDKVAKFMELGYPGGPIIDRLAKEGDPTAIDFPRAMMKSKNYDFSLSGLKTAVINYVRGERAKGHKINLNDLAASFQAAIIDVQIDKSIRAAKEKNVKSLVLAGGVSANRTLRERMGQAAAKEGIKAYHSSLALCTDNAAMVAKAAYQMILKDPSLLDVSAGRNMDANAYPILDLCQHS, from the coding sequence ATGTCCCAAAAACCTTTAATCATCCTAGCCATAGAGACCTCGTGCGATGAAACGGCGGCGGCCGTGCTTAAGGGTGGAACCGAAATCCTCTCCAATGTCATCTCATCCCAAGTTGAGTGGCACGCCAAATTTAGCGGAGTGGTGCCCGAGATCGCCTCAAGGAAGCATGTCGAACTGATCGGTCCGGTCATCGAAGAGGCGCTACTCAAGGCGGACATAAAGCTGCAAGATGTCGATGCTATCGCGGTCACCCACGGGCCGGGCCTGGTTGGGGCGCTTCTGGTCGGTCTTGGGGTGGCCAAAGGGCTGGCCTACGGCGCCAAAAAGCCGCTCATCTGCGTGAATCACATCGAGGCTCATATTTTAGCCAACTTTCTGGAAAACCCCGATTTACAGCCGCCGTTGGTTGCTCTGGTCGTCTCAGGCGGGCATACGGCTCTCATCTATATGGAGGACTTCGGTAAATACGAAATCATGGGCGAGACCTTGGACGATGCGGCGGGCGAAGCCTTCGACAAGGTGGCCAAGTTTATGGAGCTCGGCTATCCGGGCGGCCCCATCATCGACAGACTGGCCAAAGAGGGCGACCCGACCGCCATAGATTTTCCTCGGGCCATGATGAAGAGCAAAAATTATGATTTCAGTTTGAGCGGTCTTAAGACCGCCGTCATAAATTACGTGCGCGGCGAGCGGGCCAAAGGGCATAAGATAAACCTAAATGATCTGGCCGCAAGCTTTCAGGCGGCCATCATAGACGTTCAGATAGATAAGAGCATAAGGGCGGCAAAAGAGAAGAATGTGAAAAGCCTGGTTTTGGCGGGAGGTGTCTCGGCCAATCGCACCCTTCGGGAGAGGATGGGCCAGGCGGCGGCCAAAGAGGGGATTAAGGCCTACCACTCATCCCTTGCTCTCTGCACCGATAATGCGGCCATGGTGGCCAAAGCCGCCTATCAGATGATCTTAAAGGACCCTTCGCTTCTCGACGTTTCGGCTGGGCGGAACATGGATGCCAATGCCTATCCCATCCTCGATCTCTGTCAGCATTCGTAG